Sequence from the Curtobacterium sp. MCLR17_007 genome:
CGCCGCCGTTCTCGTCGACCATGCGGAGCATCCCGACCGGGCGGACGTCGATGACGACGCCGGGGAACGTGGGCCGGGGCAGCAGCACGAGCGCGTCGAGGGGGTCGCCGTCATCGCCGAGAGTGTCGTCGATCGAGCCGTAGTCCTGCGGGAACACCATGCTGGTGAACACCGCCCGGTCCAGGCGGATCCGTCCGGTGGTGTGGTCGACCTCGTACTTGTTGCCGCTGCCGCGGGGGATCTCGATCGTGATGTCGAAGTGCATGAGCTGTTCTTCTCCGAGTCGGATGGTCAAGTGAGGGTGCCGAGGGTGACGCCCCCGGCGGCTGCGGCGACGGAGACGACGAGCATCCCAAGCCCGTTCACGGCAGCCGCGGTGGTGCGGCCGGTGCGTGCGAGGCGGACGGTCTCGAAGCTGGCGGTGCTGAACGTGGTGTAGCCACCCATGAGCCCTGTTCCGAGCACCGCGACGGGGGTAGCGCCGAGGTGACCGGCGGCGCCGGTGATCAAGCCCAGCAGGAACGAGCCGGTGATGTTGATCGTCAGCGTCCCGACCGGGAGCCGGAACTGCCGACCCCGGTTGATCGCACCATCCAGGAAGAACCGTGCGGCCGCGCCGACACCGCCAGCGACAGCGACGCTGAGGAAGGCCAGGGCGCTCATGATGTGGCTCCGTTCGGTCGGACCAAGCCCGCGATCGCGAGGCCGCCACCGGTGGCGATCGCGCCGGCGAGGACCGTCAGGAGCCCGTACCCGGTGCCGGCCAACCCTCGGCCGTCGAGGAATAACACCGCGGTGCTGGTCGCGAGGGTGCTGTAGGTGGTGAACCCGCCGAGGACACCAGTCCCCAGAAGCAGGCGCAGTGTCCGGCGGCGACCCTCGTCAGGTCCGCGATGCGCGAGGTGTTCCAGCAGCACACCGAGTAGGAGCGCGCCGGCGATGTTGATCCAGAAGATCGCCCAGGACACTCCGTGCTGAGCGGGGAACGCGGTGCTGAGTCCGTCGCGTGCGGCGGTACCGATGGCGCCGCCGAGTGCGACGACACCGAGGTACCGCCACCGCAGATGCACTGGCCGGGCGATACGTTCCGGGTCGTTGGCGTCGATGTCCGGGTCGGGCGGGAGCTGCCCATCGGGCAGGTCCGTGTCCGTTCGGGAGGTCATGTTCCACCTTCCGCAGCGACCGCTGCCGCTGCTGCTCGTGCTGCCGGGTGCAGGTACTTCCCACCCCGCGGACAGAACCCGCCGTCGCCGTCGAACCGGTAGATCAGGGGTTCGCCCGTGGGGAGGTTCAGGTCCGCGAGCTCACCGTCAGTCAGGCCGTCCATGCAGGCACACAGTGCCCGCAGTGAGTTGCCGTGCGCGACGACGAGCACTGTCTGCCCGTCGCGGAGTGCCGGGGTGATGCGGTCCGACAGGACGGGTTGGACCCGGCGGATGACGTCGGAGAGTGTCTCGGTTCGACGAACTGCCGC
This genomic interval carries:
- a CDS encoding CrcB family protein, yielding MHLRWRYLGVVALGGAIGTAARDGLSTAFPAQHGVSWAIFWINIAGALLLGVLLEHLAHRGPDEGRRRTLRLLLGTGVLGGFTTYSTLATSTAVLFLDGRGLAGTGYGLLTVLAGAIATGGGLAIAGLVRPNGATS
- a CDS encoding CrcB family protein: MSALAFLSVAVAGGVGAAARFFLDGAINRGRQFRLPVGTLTINITGSFLLGLITGAAGHLGATPVAVLGTGLMGGYTTFSTASFETVRLARTGRTTAAAVNGLGMLVVSVAAAAGGVTLGTLT
- a CDS encoding inorganic diphosphatase — encoded protein: MHFDITIEIPRGSGNKYEVDHTTGRIRLDRAVFTSMVFPQDYGSIDDTLGDDGDPLDALVLLPRPTFPGVVIDVRPVGMLRMVDENGGDDKILTVPAGDVRFDHVQDITDVAEPVLVEIEHFFAHYKEIEHGKHVTTNGWANRVDAEAIIRAAQERFTPHP